One genomic window of Paenibacillus xylanilyticus includes the following:
- a CDS encoding GNAT family N-acetyltransferase, which translates to MHVRSFQLSDASQMTELLQVALSEECYENTMGPFARQLSWDSDLIMVAEEEGDLVGALIGTIDHNQGCIYRIAVHPDYRRRGVGKTLVEAMEQRFQQRKVSQIWVAGDEHNKAAMPLYEAMGYGANKILSAFQKLSILSKA; encoded by the coding sequence ATGCACGTTCGTTCCTTTCAGTTGAGTGATGCAAGCCAGATGACGGAGCTTCTCCAGGTTGCACTATCGGAAGAGTGTTATGAGAACACGATGGGCCCGTTTGCCCGTCAATTGTCATGGGATTCTGACCTGATTATGGTTGCGGAAGAAGAGGGAGACCTCGTCGGCGCCTTGATCGGTACGATTGATCACAACCAGGGATGCATCTACCGTATTGCGGTCCATCCAGACTATCGTCGCCGTGGAGTCGGCAAAACACTTGTCGAGGCCATGGAGCAACGTTTTCAGCAACGAAAAGTCAGCCAAATATGGGTCGCGGGTGATGAGCACAACAAAGCAGCCATGCCTCTATACGAAGCTATGGGTTACGGTGCCAACAAGATATTAAGTGCTTTTCAGAAACTTAGTATTTTGTCCAAAGCTTAG
- the nadE gene encoding ammonia-dependent NAD(+) synthetase — translation MSLQQQIIAELKVKPSINEEEEVRKRVDFLKSYVKNSGTKGLLIAISGGIDSAVAAALCKKATDELTAENNQEYKTLGVFQPYGEQSDIDHSYAVAKAFDLKHVVETNIEDAVNEIALEVEQGFKSMGSPRHMTPQGKGNVKARTRMVMQYALSFEENLLVVGTDHASEAITGFYTKWGDGAVDITPLSSLNKRQVRQLAAYLGVPREILDKAPSAGLWEGQTDEQELGISYEDNSDYLEGKQIDPAAQERLESFYTRTHHKRNAIPGI, via the coding sequence ATGAGTTTGCAACAACAGATCATCGCTGAGTTGAAGGTTAAGCCAAGCATTAATGAAGAAGAGGAAGTCCGCAAACGCGTTGACTTTCTGAAATCCTATGTGAAAAATTCCGGTACCAAGGGACTGCTTATTGCCATTAGTGGCGGAATTGACAGTGCAGTCGCTGCAGCGTTGTGCAAAAAGGCGACAGACGAACTCACAGCCGAGAACAACCAGGAATACAAAACACTCGGAGTGTTCCAGCCATACGGTGAGCAATCCGATATCGATCACAGCTATGCGGTTGCCAAAGCGTTTGACCTGAAGCATGTAGTGGAAACCAATATTGAAGATGCGGTTAATGAGATCGCGCTTGAAGTGGAGCAAGGCTTCAAATCCATGGGCAGCCCGCGTCATATGACTCCACAAGGCAAAGGGAATGTAAAGGCAAGAACCCGCATGGTTATGCAATATGCACTTTCTTTTGAAGAAAACCTGCTGGTAGTAGGTACGGATCATGCTTCCGAAGCCATCACTGGTTTCTATACGAAGTGGGGTGACGGGGCGGTTGATATTACCCCACTGAGCAGCCTGAACAAACGTCAGGTTCGTCAGCTCGCTGCATATCTCGGTGTTCCGCGTGAAATTCTGGACAAGGCTCCTTCAGCAGGGCTTTGGGAAGGCCAGACAGATGAACAGGAACTGGGCATTTCCTATGAGGATAACAGCGACTACCTGGAAGGCAAACAGATTGATCCTGCTGCGCAGGAGCGTCTTGAGTCATTCTATACACGCACTCACCATAAACGTAATGCCATCCCAGGCATCTAA
- the mutY gene encoding A/G-specific adenine glycosylase: MGLMEQKQHFSVNLLDWYMINRRDLPWRRHNNPYFTWVSEIMLQQTRVDTVIPYFNRFIANFPTVQALAEAAEEDVLKNWEGLGYYSRARNLQAAAQQVMELHGGEMPQDKQAVFALKGVGPYTAGAILSIAFNQPQPAVDGNVMRVLSRYFLIDEDIMKGSTRVLMEELAGELIPEGRARDFNQALMELGALVCTPKAPHCLTCPVMEQCSGRIAGRELTLPVKTKAKPPRPEQRLVALVEGRGEHRGQVLVRQRPATGLLARMWELPHVLAAPAAAGKAAGPLADEPAMALLAGSLWAEGFAARPEGLATHAEHVFSHIVWNLQVYKCTEQDQGSEELPLIAAEARAAYDADAQAAAKEMAASMLDVTPTASDLVGESVTEAADTLYNSAESQTGKGDGLIYRWIGPKDMDKLAFPNVFLKLLSSYFAGAYDEVKE, encoded by the coding sequence ATGGGTTTAATGGAACAAAAGCAACACTTTAGTGTGAATTTGCTGGATTGGTACATGATTAACAGACGTGACTTGCCGTGGCGTCGTCACAATAATCCTTATTTTACGTGGGTATCGGAGATCATGCTTCAACAGACTCGCGTGGATACGGTCATCCCTTATTTCAACCGGTTTATCGCCAATTTCCCAACCGTTCAGGCCCTGGCCGAAGCAGCGGAAGAGGATGTGCTGAAGAACTGGGAGGGACTTGGTTACTATTCCCGTGCCCGCAACCTTCAGGCGGCAGCCCAGCAGGTGATGGAGCTGCACGGAGGAGAGATGCCGCAGGATAAACAGGCCGTATTTGCATTAAAAGGGGTGGGCCCGTATACAGCCGGGGCCATTCTCAGTATTGCCTTCAACCAGCCGCAGCCTGCGGTGGACGGCAATGTCATGCGGGTTCTATCCAGATACTTCCTCATTGATGAGGACATTATGAAGGGCAGCACCCGGGTGCTGATGGAGGAGCTTGCAGGAGAGCTCATTCCGGAAGGGCGGGCGCGTGATTTCAATCAGGCGCTGATGGAACTTGGTGCGCTGGTATGTACACCAAAAGCGCCGCACTGCCTGACTTGCCCGGTCATGGAGCAATGTTCCGGCCGCATCGCCGGACGGGAGCTCACGCTGCCGGTCAAGACCAAGGCGAAGCCGCCGCGCCCTGAGCAGCGGCTGGTCGCCCTGGTTGAGGGCCGCGGCGAGCATCGCGGCCAAGTGCTTGTGCGCCAGCGCCCAGCGACGGGCCTGCTGGCCCGCATGTGGGAGCTGCCGCATGTGCTGGCGGCGCCCGCCGCAGCTGGCAAGGCGGCGGGGCCGCTGGCCGATGAGCCAGCCATGGCATTGCTGGCTGGCAGTCTGTGGGCGGAGGGCTTCGCTGCCCGCCCGGAGGGGCTGGCTACCCATGCGGAGCATGTGTTCAGCCACATTGTTTGGAACCTGCAGGTGTACAAGTGCACCGAGCAGGACCAGGGCAGTGAAGAGCTTCCGCTGATCGCTGCGGAAGCAAGAGCCGCCTATGATGCAGATGCACAGGCGGCTGCCAAGGAGATGGCTGCTTCCATGCTGGATGTTACTCCAACAGCATCCGATCTGGTCGGAGAGAGCGTTACGGAAGCTGCGGATACACTCTATAACTCTGCCGAGTCGCAGACAGGCAAGGGAGACGGGCTCATTTATCGATGGATCGGGCCCAAGGATATGGACAAGCTGGCATTCCCTAATGTCTTCTTGAAGCTGCTGAGCAGTTACTTCGCTGGCGCATATGATGAGGTAAAGGAATAA
- a CDS encoding ABC transporter ATP-binding protein, whose product MKIEMEESASKQSILDVHIAEAGYEAGKTTIQNIRIQVYPGELVGIIGPNGAGKSTTIKTMLGLLEHAEFEIAIGGEGRYAYIPEQPVFYEYMTLWEHLDLAAAAYEMEEREFAARAEELLVRFGMDHVRDDLPGSFSKGMRQKMMLMIGFLASPDLYIVDEPFIGLDPRATKDFLQLLDEERRRGAGVLMSTHVLDTAERICDRFVLIAAGRSAAEGTLDEIRAVAGQPELSLFDCFDILTS is encoded by the coding sequence ATGAAGATCGAAATGGAGGAGTCAGCATCGAAGCAGTCCATACTGGACGTACATATAGCTGAGGCAGGATATGAAGCAGGCAAGACGACGATACAAAACATCCGAATCCAGGTGTATCCTGGAGAACTGGTAGGTATTATTGGTCCAAACGGTGCGGGCAAAAGCACGACGATCAAAACGATGCTTGGCTTGCTGGAGCATGCCGAGTTTGAGATTGCGATTGGAGGAGAGGGCAGATATGCCTACATCCCGGAGCAGCCTGTCTTTTATGAATATATGACGCTCTGGGAGCATCTTGATCTTGCGGCGGCCGCGTACGAAATGGAGGAAAGGGAATTTGCTGCGAGAGCAGAGGAATTGCTGGTTCGTTTCGGCATGGATCATGTGCGCGATGATCTTCCCGGCAGTTTTTCCAAAGGTATGCGTCAAAAAATGATGCTGATGATCGGCTTCCTGGCCTCACCTGATCTATATATTGTAGATGAACCTTTTATTGGACTGGATCCGCGTGCAACGAAGGATTTCCTGCAGCTGCTCGATGAGGAACGCCGCCGCGGGGCAGGGGTGTTAATGTCCACGCATGTACTTGATACAGCGGAACGGATCTGTGACCGGTTTGTACTGATTGCAGCAGGCAGATCGGCCGCTGAAGGCACGCTGGATGAGATTCGCGCTGTCGCTGGGCAGCCAGAATTATCCTTATTCGACTGTTTTGATATACTGACATCCTAG
- a CDS encoding superoxide dismutase, protein MAFQLPALPYANDALEPHIDAQTMEIHHDRHHNTYVTNLNAALESAPELQEKSLEDLIANLDSVPESIRTAVRNNGGGHANHSLFWEIIGPNGGGAPTGDIAAAIDSELGGFDKFKEDFAKAATTRFGSGWAWLVVGKDGKLSITSTPNQDSPLFEGLTPVLGLDVWEHAYYLKYQNKRPDYISAFWNVINWDEVNKRYAAAK, encoded by the coding sequence ATGGCTTTTCAATTACCGGCACTTCCTTACGCTAACGATGCTCTGGAACCACATATCGATGCACAAACGATGGAAATCCACCACGATCGCCATCACAATACTTACGTAACTAACCTCAACGCAGCTCTGGAAAGCGCTCCTGAACTGCAAGAAAAAAGCTTGGAAGATCTGATCGCTAACCTGGACAGCGTACCAGAAAGCATCCGCACAGCGGTTCGCAACAATGGTGGTGGACATGCTAACCACAGCCTGTTCTGGGAAATCATCGGACCTAACGGCGGCGGCGCTCCTACAGGCGACATCGCAGCTGCAATCGACAGCGAACTGGGCGGCTTTGACAAATTCAAAGAAGATTTTGCAAAAGCAGCTACAACTCGTTTCGGTTCCGGTTGGGCTTGGCTCGTTGTAGGCAAAGATGGCAAATTGTCCATCACTAGCACGCCTAACCAAGACAGCCCGCTCTTCGAAGGTCTGACTCCAGTATTGGGTCTGGACGTATGGGAGCACGCTTACTACCTGAAATATCAAAACAAACGTCCTGACTACATCTCCGCTTTCTGGAATGTAATCAACTGGGATGAAGTGAACAAACGTTACGCAGCAGCGAAATAA
- the acpS gene encoding holo-ACP synthase, translating into MIYGIGNDVLEIGRMKKLLTGRYAEAFMNRILTPSERRLAAERGKRMTEFVSGRFAAKEAVSKAFGCGIGRVMSFTDIEVLPDEKGRPVATLSSQAWERLQLPYDQQYDIHLSITHQTELAAAFAIVEKTDK; encoded by the coding sequence ATGATATATGGAATTGGAAACGATGTACTGGAGATCGGACGTATGAAGAAGCTGCTGACTGGTCGTTATGCCGAAGCATTTATGAATCGAATATTGACTCCGTCTGAGCGGAGATTGGCAGCTGAACGAGGCAAAAGGATGACTGAATTTGTGTCTGGCCGGTTTGCAGCGAAGGAAGCGGTGTCCAAGGCGTTTGGCTGCGGCATCGGCCGCGTGATGAGTTTTACAGATATCGAGGTGCTTCCTGACGAAAAGGGACGCCCGGTCGCCACATTGTCGAGCCAGGCATGGGAGCGGCTTCAATTGCCATATGACCAGCAGTATGATATTCATCTCAGCATTACGCATCAGACAGAGCTTGCAGCAGCTTTTGCCATTGTGGAGAAGACGGACAAATAG
- a CDS encoding BrxA/BrxB family bacilliredoxin, with the protein MSMSFDQYMKDMVQPMRDELTRLGIQELRTPEEVEASLPDAKGTALVVINSVCGCAAGQCRPGVSQALQHDITPDHLYTVFAGQDKEATAKAREFFAPYPPSSPSIALMKDGELVHFIERHQVEDRSAEEIAADLTNAFDRYCR; encoded by the coding sequence ATGTCGATGTCATTTGATCAATACATGAAAGATATGGTTCAACCGATGCGGGATGAGCTGACTCGCCTGGGTATTCAGGAACTGCGTACCCCTGAGGAAGTAGAAGCTAGTTTGCCAGATGCTAAAGGAACAGCACTTGTCGTAATTAACTCGGTGTGCGGATGTGCCGCAGGCCAGTGTCGTCCAGGTGTATCTCAAGCGCTTCAGCACGATATTACACCGGATCACCTGTATACGGTATTTGCCGGACAGGACAAAGAAGCTACAGCAAAAGCGCGTGAGTTCTTTGCACCGTACCCTCCGTCTTCACCTTCCATCGCTCTGATGAAAGACGGTGAACTCGTTCACTTTATCGAGCGTCACCAAGTGGAAGACCGTTCTGCGGAGGAAATTGCGGCTGATCTCACGAATGCATTTGACCGTTACTGCCGTTAA
- the lepB gene encoding signal peptidase I: MNSEDRSSQTGSEQPGKSWAAELWDWVKTIVVAFVIMMLLNLFVFNLSMVKGQSMQPTLVERDRLFVNKIVYDIGKPSRFDVIVLRDPSEGVEKKEFLVKRIVGLPGDTVEVRDHHLFVNGEQQAETYTDTEVQDPDFGPITLEDDHYFVMGDNRHEGKSKDSRVFGSITSSEIVGKAEFIFWPFSEIKKL, translated from the coding sequence ATGAATTCCGAAGATCGAAGCAGCCAGACAGGGTCTGAACAGCCGGGGAAATCCTGGGCTGCAGAACTATGGGACTGGGTGAAGACAATCGTTGTTGCTTTTGTGATCATGATGCTGTTGAATCTGTTTGTATTTAACCTGTCGATGGTCAAAGGCCAGTCCATGCAGCCGACACTTGTCGAGCGGGATCGTTTGTTCGTCAACAAGATTGTCTATGATATTGGGAAGCCATCCCGGTTTGACGTTATTGTACTGCGGGACCCGAGTGAGGGTGTGGAGAAAAAGGAGTTCCTGGTTAAACGCATTGTTGGACTACCGGGCGATACGGTTGAAGTCCGTGACCACCATTTGTTTGTGAATGGAGAACAGCAGGCAGAGACGTATACGGATACCGAGGTGCAGGATCCTGATTTTGGCCCGATCACGCTTGAGGATGATCATTATTTTGTGATGGGTGATAACCGTCATGAAGGGAAGAGCAAGGACAGTCGCGTGTTTGGCAGTATTACATCCAGCGAAATTGTCGGCAAAGCCGAGTTTATTTTCTGGCCGTTTTCCGAGATTAAGAAGCTGTAA
- a CDS encoding ABC transporter permease: protein MGNSERYTPLRLYRRRSREHFNGQLKNLRLAVDWTVWLYLLVPGLLYLIGWYSSLWTKPLPTWATELSVPVLTGLIYIIMLSGGILIFVEEADMLFLKSRPLWMRTLMKQGLIRACLLHLGKMIVITALAAPLWSRVYDMSFTPIALLALWFGLVASIQAIALHIIKVRYTGWRRWIRIIPAAIALGLFTIRTTSWMDGEIWRQLAGIFVGILILVTLIQMRLLMKGTFEGDVREDIRGRLKLTALMLSQSVSKPKTPRTKTVIFRKRRRLLRNRSLSNRTAETAFKAFFRDSSTMKLYLQLGSLSTAAVMLPPFPVNVIVCCLLIIMLTLLFYRSWDVFATSDYVQLLSYDPAALHRAGLTMVRMLFIPLGLIMGFALGITWLGWLLSVIVAAVVVVFGLFCLSVGGWIRLTRTS from the coding sequence ATGGGAAACTCTGAGCGATATACACCACTTCGTTTATATAGACGCAGGAGTCGAGAGCATTTCAATGGACAGTTGAAAAATCTGAGATTGGCAGTGGACTGGACGGTATGGTTGTATCTGCTGGTTCCGGGGCTGCTGTATCTGATCGGGTGGTATTCGAGCCTATGGACCAAACCGCTGCCAACATGGGCGACTGAACTATCTGTGCCTGTCCTGACAGGGCTGATCTATATCATTATGCTTTCAGGCGGTATACTGATCTTTGTGGAAGAAGCGGACATGCTGTTTCTGAAATCAAGACCATTATGGATGCGGACCTTAATGAAGCAAGGGCTTATCCGGGCCTGTTTGCTGCATTTGGGCAAAATGATTGTGATTACGGCCTTGGCTGCACCCTTGTGGTCTCGTGTTTATGACATGTCATTTACACCTATCGCGCTTCTTGCGCTCTGGTTTGGTTTAGTAGCTTCAATTCAGGCGATCGCTCTGCACATCATTAAGGTGCGATATACCGGATGGAGACGCTGGATTCGAATCATCCCTGCCGCGATTGCCTTGGGACTCTTTACGATTCGTACAACGTCATGGATGGACGGGGAGATCTGGAGACAGCTTGCTGGAATCTTTGTCGGAATCCTTATCCTTGTCACTTTGATCCAAATGAGGCTGTTGATGAAGGGCACGTTCGAGGGGGATGTACGGGAGGATATACGAGGTCGGTTGAAGCTAACAGCGCTTATGTTAAGTCAGTCTGTGTCCAAGCCAAAGACTCCTCGTACAAAAACAGTCATTTTTCGCAAAAGGCGCAGGCTTCTGCGCAATCGTTCCCTGTCCAACCGGACAGCCGAAACGGCTTTCAAAGCTTTTTTTCGAGACTCTTCCACGATGAAGCTGTATTTGCAGCTGGGTAGTCTCTCTACAGCAGCAGTCATGCTTCCCCCATTTCCCGTGAATGTCATCGTGTGCTGCCTGCTGATTATTATGCTGACCCTGCTGTTTTATCGCTCATGGGATGTGTTCGCGACTTCAGACTATGTGCAGCTCCTATCCTATGACCCGGCTGCTCTGCACCGTGCAGGATTGACGATGGTTCGGATGCTTTTTATCCCGCTGGGCCTTATCATGGGTTTTGCTTTGGGAATAACCTGGCTTGGCTGGCTGTTAAGTGTCATTGTTGCAGCAGTTGTTGTGGTCTTCGGACTCTTCTGCCTTTCCGTGGGAGGATGGATTCGATTGACCCGTACAAGTTAA
- a CDS encoding two-component system sensor histidine kinase NtrB has protein sequence MMVALKDILLQVLLAGSAVFLIPFFYLGLSKTAQAKADRNGMMLNSLAVTSAATMLLCLLFAHYAYPAAIPISLGIVPLTISILYCRPAVGLTLTLLHVIAYFLIGHPYTLYEFLLQTGILLYPIVWLTAKRFKHYTRSRKMTMVSSLIAAELIVSALLCIPLMDDNLTFSLAQGIGIMLGYIIGAVLAGSFSMLWIEHMHHHQGLEQHLSEVHHQYISETEKLHQILNAVPLSIATVDPEGTVQFVNDTMEQTARNQLPCTTTSNLIGLPASQFVEQGQAERLENSIRKAVVHGEINGMTVRYGSYVFQSRTVPIYALSHERSREVTGAMLIIQDITELEMLRSELDNVDRLSLVGQMAASITHEVRNPMAVVRGFLQLMQEKSPNSLDHYYQIVLEELDRANSIINDFLSLAQNRISEKEESQLHDIIHELSPLLWADANLRGQSIELMLDHNVPKLHLNTKEIKQVVLNLARNGMEAMTEKGVLTLETRMVGDKVELCVHDTGAGIAKPKQEKLFEPFYTTKAKGTGLGLSMCRSIVERHNGTISVESQEGEGTTFKVSFQR, from the coding sequence ATGATGGTTGCGTTAAAGGACATTCTTTTACAAGTGCTGCTAGCAGGTTCTGCAGTATTCCTGATTCCCTTTTTTTATCTGGGACTTTCTAAAACAGCTCAAGCCAAGGCAGATCGCAATGGAATGATGCTGAACAGTCTGGCAGTGACAAGTGCGGCCACTATGCTGCTCTGTTTGCTGTTTGCCCATTATGCGTATCCCGCTGCTATTCCCATTTCATTGGGGATTGTGCCTCTTACCATTAGCATATTGTACTGCCGGCCTGCGGTAGGCCTCACACTTACTCTTCTCCATGTAATCGCTTATTTTCTTATTGGACATCCCTACACCTTGTACGAGTTTCTCCTTCAAACAGGCATTCTTCTCTATCCTATTGTATGGTTGACGGCCAAACGATTCAAGCACTATACGCGTTCACGCAAAATGACGATGGTCAGCTCGTTGATCGCAGCAGAATTGATTGTATCCGCCCTGCTGTGCATTCCTTTGATGGATGACAATTTAACGTTCTCCCTCGCTCAAGGGATTGGCATCATGCTGGGATACATCATTGGCGCCGTTCTTGCAGGCAGCTTTAGTATGCTCTGGATTGAGCATATGCATCATCATCAGGGGCTTGAACAACATCTGTCCGAAGTTCATCATCAATACATATCCGAAACGGAAAAACTTCATCAAATACTGAACGCAGTTCCATTATCGATCGCTACAGTGGACCCGGAGGGAACGGTACAGTTTGTTAATGATACCATGGAGCAAACAGCAAGGAATCAACTTCCGTGTACGACCACTTCGAATCTGATTGGGCTCCCGGCCAGCCAGTTTGTCGAACAGGGGCAGGCTGAGAGATTGGAGAATAGTATACGCAAGGCGGTTGTGCACGGGGAAATCAACGGTATGACCGTAAGATACGGCTCCTATGTATTCCAATCACGGACCGTGCCGATCTATGCTCTTTCACACGAAAGGTCAAGAGAGGTCACGGGAGCCATGCTCATTATTCAGGACATTACTGAGCTGGAAATGCTGCGAAGCGAGCTGGACAATGTGGATCGTCTCAGTCTGGTGGGGCAGATGGCTGCCAGCATAACTCATGAAGTGAGGAATCCGATGGCGGTTGTACGCGGTTTTCTTCAATTAATGCAAGAGAAGAGTCCGAATTCGTTAGATCACTACTATCAGATTGTACTGGAGGAGCTGGACCGGGCAAACAGCATCATCAATGACTTTCTCTCCCTAGCCCAGAACCGCATCTCAGAAAAGGAAGAGTCCCAGCTGCATGACATTATCCATGAATTGAGTCCGCTGTTATGGGCAGATGCCAATCTGCGTGGACAGAGTATCGAACTCATGCTTGACCATAATGTGCCGAAGCTGCATTTGAATACGAAAGAAATCAAGCAGGTAGTGCTCAATCTGGCTCGCAACGGCATGGAAGCCATGACAGAGAAGGGGGTTCTGACGCTCGAAACACGGATGGTGGGTGATAAGGTTGAGCTGTGTGTGCATGATACGGGCGCAGGCATAGCAAAGCCGAAGCAAGAGAAGCTGTTCGAACCTTTTTACACGACGAAAGCCAAAGGAACCGGACTGGGGTTATCCATGTGCCGAAGCATCGTGGAACGACATAACGGAACGATTTCGGTGGAGTCACAGGAAGGCGAGGGCACGACCTTCAAGGTTTCGTTTCAACGATAA
- a CDS encoding NAD(P)/FAD-dependent oxidoreductase — protein MYDVIVIGGGSAGLMACVAAAEHGASVLLLDKGDQLGRKLGISGGGRCNVTNAKETDELIRHIPGNGRFLYSSFQNLDNQGIMRFFENLGIALKEEDNGRMFPVTDKAKTVVDALVGKVVSLGVEIRTKEPVKELIHDGQHVQGVKLASGKTVKAHAVIVATGGKSVPQTGSTGDGYPWAESAGHTITELYPTEVPIVSGESWIQSKELQGLSLRDVGLSVLDAKGKTVISHRGDMIFTHFGVSGPIALRCSQFIRKVQMKSGSTQVMMSIDFFPDLTPAALERQVQQVLEQESRKAVKNILKTWVPERMIPLLMKRAEISEDLTFHHFPKGMLSTLCGLMKSFTFRVDGTRSLKEAFVTGGGVHLKEIYPKTMESKLLPGLFFCGEVLDIHGYTGGYNITAAFSTGYTAGMHAAEYKNASSIR, from the coding sequence ATGTATGATGTCATTGTAATTGGTGGCGGTTCCGCAGGCTTAATGGCATGCGTTGCAGCTGCCGAGCACGGAGCTTCTGTGCTTCTGCTGGATAAGGGAGATCAACTGGGCCGCAAGCTCGGAATCTCCGGAGGCGGTCGCTGCAATGTGACCAATGCCAAAGAGACAGATGAATTGATCAGGCATATTCCCGGTAATGGGCGTTTCTTATATAGTTCATTTCAAAATCTGGACAATCAGGGGATTATGCGTTTCTTCGAAAACCTGGGTATTGCCCTGAAGGAAGAAGACAATGGAAGAATGTTTCCGGTTACAGACAAGGCCAAAACGGTGGTCGATGCTCTGGTGGGCAAGGTGGTTTCCCTGGGTGTGGAGATTCGTACCAAAGAGCCTGTCAAGGAGCTGATTCATGATGGACAGCACGTTCAGGGTGTCAAGCTTGCCTCGGGGAAGACCGTCAAAGCCCATGCAGTCATTGTAGCAACCGGAGGCAAATCCGTACCTCAAACCGGTTCAACCGGGGATGGTTATCCTTGGGCTGAATCAGCCGGACATACCATTACGGAACTATACCCAACCGAGGTACCCATTGTTTCCGGTGAGAGCTGGATCCAGTCCAAAGAGCTTCAGGGGTTATCTTTGCGGGATGTAGGGTTATCTGTGCTCGATGCCAAAGGCAAGACTGTGATTTCGCATCGCGGTGATATGATCTTCACGCATTTTGGTGTATCGGGTCCTATCGCCCTCCGCTGCAGTCAGTTCATTCGTAAGGTACAAATGAAATCCGGCAGCACTCAGGTCATGATGAGCATTGATTTCTTCCCTGATCTGACTCCAGCTGCGCTGGAAAGACAGGTTCAGCAGGTCCTGGAGCAAGAGTCACGCAAGGCGGTTAAGAACATTCTGAAAACCTGGGTACCCGAACGAATGATTCCATTACTGATGAAACGTGCCGAGATTAGTGAAGACCTGACGTTCCACCACTTTCCTAAAGGTATGCTCAGCACGTTATGCGGGCTAATGAAGTCTTTTACCTTCCGCGTGGATGGCACACGTTCTCTTAAAGAAGCCTTCGTCACTGGCGGAGGTGTGCACTTAAAGGAAATATACCCAAAAACGATGGAGTCCAAGCTGCTGCCCGGTCTATTCTTTTGCGGTGAAGTCCTGGACATCCACGGATACACTGGAGGGTATAACATTACCGCTGCATTCTCTACCGGATACACCGCTGGCATGCATGCCGCAGAGTACAAAAACGCCAGTAGTATAAGATAA